DNA sequence from the Candidatus Zixiibacteriota bacterium genome:
TGTGCATGTGACACTGGAAGTTTATAATGTCATCGGGCAGCGTGTGCGTACGCTTGTGGACCAGGCGCAGAGCCCCGGGCATTACGAAGTGGAGTGGAATTCGACCGATGAGGCCGGCAAACCGGTGGCCTCGGGAGTGTACTTCTATCGTCTGACGACTGACACACAGACGATGGCGAAGAAGATGCTTCTGCTCAAGTAACCGCGAAAGCGGTATCGCCCTCCTTTCTTTGCAAGAAGGGGCGGGTCGGAAACGGCCCGCCCCTTTGGCGTGGTGAAGCGGGCGCTCGTCGGCGGACTGGCGGCGGACAGGATCTCCCGCAACGGATTACATTTGAGTCCCGTTTCACTGATCCACCAATTATATTTCCGCTATGCAAGTCATCCGCTCAGTCAGGAAGATGCAAACGGTCTCGCGGCAACTCGCGGCGCGGGGAAAGAAAATTGCCGTTGTCCCGACCATGGGGGCGCTGCACGAGGGCCATCTGGCGCTGGTGCGCCGCGCGATGAAAGAAGCCGATGTCGTGATCACGACTATCTTCGTCAACCCCGCCCAGTTTGCCCCGCACGAAGATCTCGCCAAGTACCCGCGCGATGAGAAGTCCGATGTTCAGAAAATCAAAGCCACCCTGGGGAAGAGCGGGCGTTCGGGTATAGTGTTCGTGCCGAAGGCAGGGGAGATCTACCCGGACGGCTTTCAAACATGGCTGAATGTCGACAAGCTCTCCCAGGCGCTCGAAGGCAAGCGGCGTCCAGGGCACTTTCGCGGTGTGGCTACGGTGGTCGCCAAGCTATTCAACATCTGCCGTCCCGATGTCGCCGTATTTGGCATGAAGGACTACCAACAGGCGGTAGTGCTTCGCCAGATGACCCGCGATTTGGGCTACCCGGTCAAGTATATCATTGCACCGACCGTGCGCGAACCCGACGGCCTGGCGATGTCATCGCGAAATCGTTATTTCAATGAGCGCCAGCGCTGGGAGGCGGTCTGTTTGTATTATGCGCTGATGTCGGCGAGATCGATGGTCAGGTCGGGCATCGTCGACGTCAAGAAGATCACGAAAGAGATGCGCGCTGTCATTCGCGCCACCTGTCCCAGCGCGGAGATACATTATATTGCGTTTACGGACTTTGATACGCTGAAGGCTGTGGACACGGTCATGCGCAACACGGTTTGCTCATTATCGGTCAAAGTGCACGGGGTGAGTTTGATTGATAATATGAGGGTGGGGTAGGATTGGGATGCCGATAAATTCGTAGGGCAGAATCCCCCGCGGCTTCTGCGGGGTGATTCTGCCATCTGGCTGCGAGGCAATAGAGCGCGGTGGACGAGGATGTCCTTTACGCTCGAATGGCGTGAGTGATATCGCAGAATCACTCCGGCCGAAGCGGCCGGAGGATTCTGCGCTACGAATTCTCATTCGTGTTCCCCGCCCGCATCCCATCTTTCCCCTTGACCCTCCCTCCAAAACCACTACCTTCCCGCCACGCGAAAGGAGACATCTTTCACCATGCCTA
Encoded proteins:
- the panC gene encoding pantoate--beta-alanine ligase, whose translation is MQVIRSVRKMQTVSRQLAARGKKIAVVPTMGALHEGHLALVRRAMKEADVVITTIFVNPAQFAPHEDLAKYPRDEKSDVQKIKATLGKSGRSGIVFVPKAGEIYPDGFQTWLNVDKLSQALEGKRRPGHFRGVATVVAKLFNICRPDVAVFGMKDYQQAVVLRQMTRDLGYPVKYIIAPTVREPDGLAMSSRNRYFNERQRWEAVCLYYALMSARSMVRSGIVDVKKITKEMRAVIRATCPSAEIHYIAFTDFDTLKAVDTVMRNTVCSLSVKVHGVSLIDNMRVG